A window from Malania oleifera isolate guangnan ecotype guangnan chromosome 7, ASM2987363v1, whole genome shotgun sequence encodes these proteins:
- the LOC131159306 gene encoding histone acetyltransferase MCC1 isoform X1: MVDLKASHGPTISYRPIRPSDREVLEQIHGDIFPIRYEAEFFQNVVNGRDIVSWGAVDRSRSNGQSDELIGFVTARIVLAKESEIGDMLRYDSVKSDQTLVYILTLGVVESYRNLGIASSLIREVAKYASSIPTCQAVYLHVISYNNAAIHLYKKMSFKCVRRLHDFYLINGQHYDSYLFVYYVNGGQSPCSLLELARVAVTHVRSGLRSLSARLWKNEEKKGHKRFKYKETCCLVTKTQNKRVLTTEATGYDCV; encoded by the exons ATGGTAGACCTGAAAGCTTCTCATGGTCCAACCATATCTTATAGGCCTATAAGACCCTCTGATCGTGAGGTTCTTGAGCAAATCCATGGTGATATATTTCCGATCAG gtATGAGGCTGAGTTCTTCCAAAATGTTGTTAATGGACGTGATATTGTCTCTTGGGGTGCTGTTGACCGCAGTCGGTCAAATGGTCAAAGTGATGAACTCATTGGATTTGTGACTGCGCGAATTGTTCTGGCAAAAGAAAGTGAG ATAGGGGATATGCTCAGATATGACTCTGTAAAATCAGATCAAACTCTGGTCTACATTCTGACACTGGGAGTGGTGGAATCCTACAGAAATCTTGGGATAG CCTCTTCACTTATACGGGAGGTTGCGAAATATGCTTCTAGCATTCCAACTTGCCAAGCAGTTTACTTGCATGTTATTTCTTACAACAATGCAGCAATTCATTTGTACAAGAAAATGTCATTCAAGTGCGTACGGAGGTTGCACGACTTTTATCTTATCAATGGCCAGCATTATGACTCATACTTGTTTGTATACTATGTAAATGGTGGCCAGTCTCCTTGCTCACTGCT CGAGCTCGCCAGAGTTGCGGTGACCCATGTGAGAAGTGGGTTGAGGTCTTTGTCTGCGAGGCTGTGGaagaatgaagagaagaagggTCATAAAAGGTTCAAATACAAAGAAACCTGTTGCTTGGTAACAAAGACACAGAACAAGAGAGTCCTCACAACTGAAGCTACCGGGTACGATTGTGTCTAG
- the LOC131159306 gene encoding histone acetyltransferase MCC1 isoform X2 has product MVDLKASHGPTISYRPIRPSDREVLEQIHGDIFPIRYEAEFFQNVVNGRDIVSWGAVDRSRSNGQSDELIGFVTARIVLAKESEIGDMLRYDSVKSDQTLVYILTLGVVESYRNLGIAIHLYKKMSFKCVRRLHDFYLINGQHYDSYLFVYYVNGGQSPCSLLELARVAVTHVRSGLRSLSARLWKNEEKKGHKRFKYKETCCLVTKTQNKRVLTTEATGYDCV; this is encoded by the exons ATGGTAGACCTGAAAGCTTCTCATGGTCCAACCATATCTTATAGGCCTATAAGACCCTCTGATCGTGAGGTTCTTGAGCAAATCCATGGTGATATATTTCCGATCAG gtATGAGGCTGAGTTCTTCCAAAATGTTGTTAATGGACGTGATATTGTCTCTTGGGGTGCTGTTGACCGCAGTCGGTCAAATGGTCAAAGTGATGAACTCATTGGATTTGTGACTGCGCGAATTGTTCTGGCAAAAGAAAGTGAG ATAGGGGATATGCTCAGATATGACTCTGTAAAATCAGATCAAACTCTGGTCTACATTCTGACACTGGGAGTGGTGGAATCCTACAGAAATCTTGGGATAG CAATTCATTTGTACAAGAAAATGTCATTCAAGTGCGTACGGAGGTTGCACGACTTTTATCTTATCAATGGCCAGCATTATGACTCATACTTGTTTGTATACTATGTAAATGGTGGCCAGTCTCCTTGCTCACTGCT CGAGCTCGCCAGAGTTGCGGTGACCCATGTGAGAAGTGGGTTGAGGTCTTTGTCTGCGAGGCTGTGGaagaatgaagagaagaagggTCATAAAAGGTTCAAATACAAAGAAACCTGTTGCTTGGTAACAAAGACACAGAACAAGAGAGTCCTCACAACTGAAGCTACCGGGTACGATTGTGTCTAG